The following proteins are co-located in the Nitrospira sp. genome:
- a CDS encoding DUF4258 domain-containing protein translates to MKIIRDCFGRSVRLTDERVVHILQHQEMAGMEAEIERVLQAPAEVRLSRSDDTVQLFYEFYAQTLVGGKWLCVVVKCPPEDAFVVTAYLTDRLKSGETIWPKK, encoded by the coding sequence ATGAAGATTATCCGTGATTGTTTCGGGCGCTCCGTCAGGCTGACCGATGAGCGGGTCGTGCATATCCTTCAACATCAGGAAATGGCAGGGATGGAGGCAGAGATTGAGCGGGTGCTCCAAGCCCCGGCTGAAGTGCGCCTGTCTCGATCGGACGACACCGTGCAGTTGTTTTACGAATTCTACGCGCAAACGCTGGTTGGTGGGAAATGGCTCTGCGTCGTGGTAAAGTGCCCACCAGAGGATGCGTTTGTGGTGACGGCCTATTTGACCGATCGACTGAAGTCAGGAGAAACCATATGGCCGAAAAAGTAA